The following are encoded together in the Humulus lupulus chromosome 5, drHumLupu1.1, whole genome shotgun sequence genome:
- the LOC133779056 gene encoding uncharacterized protein LOC133779056, with translation MVAYLERVRSYLEQLVEYSIEQIPRERNTHVDALAKLASPKDGDTLELVPVEYLPRSSIVNPDVHMASFPKESWASPIIDYLKDGVVPTDKREARRLVYKAARYTLVDGILYKRGYSVPLLRCVDEEEAVKVLYEIHEGECGNHASGPSTARKDMRQGFGVPYKIISDNGTEFEGETFEEYCRERDIRRSFSAVVHPQVNGQVEAINKVLKRNLKTKLEKMKGAWVEELPNVLWAYRTTPCTTTGDTPFSLAYGCEAVLPIEKKVNSYRIQAYEDQVNHVEMAGSLDLLEERRENAQTRVAVMLS, from the exons atggttgcatacttggaaagggtaagaAGCTATTTGGAGCAATTGGTGGAatatagcatagagcaaatcccgagagagaggaatacccatgTTGATGCCCTTGCGAAGCTGGCTTCCCCTAAAGATGGAGATACCCTCGAATTAGTGCCTGTAGAATACTTACCAAGGTCAAGCATTGTCAATCCAGACGTTCACATGGCCAGCTTCCCGAAGGAGTCGTGGGCCAGCCCGATTATAGACTACCTAAAGGATGGAGTGGTGCCAACAGACAAGAGGGAGGCTCGGAGGCTAGTTTATAAGGCAGCCCGATACACCTTGGTAGATGGGATCTTATACAAGAGGGGGTATTCTGTGCCACTCTTGCGATGTGTTGATGAGGAAGAAGCTGTGAAGGTACtatatgaaatacatgagggtgAATGTGGCAACCATGCAAGTGGACCATCCACGGCTCGAAAAGacatgaggcaagg ATTTGGAgtgccctacaagattatttctgaCAACGGCACTGAGTTTGAAGGGGAAACGTTCGAGGAGTACTGTAGGGAAAGAGACATAAGGAGAAGCTTCTCGGCTGTTGTGCATCCACAGGtcaatgggcaggtggaggccattaacaaagtcctAAAGAGGAACTTAAaaacaaagctagagaagatgaaaggtGCTTGGGTCGAGGAGTTACCAAacgtgctttgggcctacagaaccactccATGCACTACCACTGGAGATACCcctttctccttagcatatggatgtgaggctgtcCTCCCGATTGAGAAGAAGGTTAACTCCTACAGGATACAGGCATACGAGGACCAGGTCAACCATGTGGAAATGGCCGGAAGCTTGGACTTGCTAGAAGAGAGAAGGGAAAATGCGCAAacgagggtggcg GTTATGTTATcttag